Proteins co-encoded in one Plectropomus leopardus isolate mb chromosome 14, YSFRI_Pleo_2.0, whole genome shotgun sequence genomic window:
- the LOC121953587 gene encoding uncharacterized protein LOC121953587 has product MLGLCAICGWMDKAKVFKRKFFLLFIATIIFIFCITVRTTTMYRAIPKPRKAANSCPLQISEQTITPLKNTTHLLVSAYMDQRVKDLDIRIIGIFRSDSVQPLYCLFCCAGSLSNSTPATISQHTDNFGFPFITTDVMCKIPYNCSTTHVSLLTQPDRAKKVNQTWLPIRNQKINGRNERKLQFNFTVCVSSLFGDYNNVLQFAQTLEMYRLLGVDRVVIYNTSCGPDLERLLQSYSKEGFVEIVPWPIDQHLNPSRGWLFSKSGGDVHYFGQLTTLNECIYRSMARSRYVLLNDIDEIIMPYQHDDLMSLMDTLKKTHPNTGVFFIENHIFPKKHFEPSGRFHLPQWNGVPGVNILEHIYKEEPDRNIYHPYKMIVQPRLVERTSVHEVLRSYGQQFKVPLEVCRIIQVRESLRGSLTLDELHEDKRLWDFQEKLIPNVDRVLRRAGLLSSDG; this is encoded by the exons AT GTTGGGTCTCTGTGCCATCTGTGGCTGGATGGACAAAGCAAAAGTATTCAAAAGGaagtttttcctcctcttcattgccaccatcatcttcatcttctgTATCACTGTGAGAACAACTACGATGTACAGGGCTATCCCAAAACCACGTAAGGCTGCGAACAGTTGCCCTTTGCAGATCTCTGAGCAGACCATCACCCCCCTCAAAAATACCACGCACTTACTGGTGTCAGCCTACATGGATCAGAGagtgaaagacttggatatacGCATCATTGGCATATTTAGGAGCGACTCTGTCCAACCCCTTTACTGTCTTTTCTGCTGTGCAGGCTCATTATCAAATTCAACTCCAGCAACAATTTCACAACACACAGACAACTTTGGTTTTCCCTTCATCACTACAGATGTCATGTGTAAGATTCCTTACAACTGCAGCACTACACATGTCAGTCTCCTGACTCAGCCAGACAGAGCGAAGAAAGTTAACCAGACTTGGCTTCCCATCAGAAACCAGAAGATCAATGGAAGGAATGAGAGAAAGTTGCAGTTTAACttcactgtctgtgtgtccagcCTGTTTGGAGACTACAACAATGTGCTTCAGTTTGCACAGACCCTGGAGATGTACAG GTTGCTGGGTGTGGACAGGGTGGTGATTTATAACACCAGCTGTGGTCCAGACCTCGAGCGCCTGCTGCAGAGCTACAGCAAGGAGGGCTTCGTTGAGATAGTTCCTTGGCCCATCGACCAACATCTGAATCCTTCTCGTGGCTGGCTCTTCTCAAAGAGCGGCGGGGACGTGCACTACTTTGGCCAGCTGACCACGCTTAACGAGTGCATTTACAGATCGATGGCCCGCTCACGCTACGTCCTACTGAATGACATCGATGAGATTATAATGCCATACCAACACGACGACTTGATGTCTCTGATGGACACACTCAAAAAGACGCATCCAAAT ACAGGAGTGTTTTTTATTGAGAACCATATCTTTCCCAAGAAGCATTTTGAGCCAAGTGGAAGATTTCACCTACCTCAGTGGAATGGGGTCCCGGGAGTTAATATTCTGGAGCACATCTACAAGGAGGAACCCGACAGAAACATATACCATCCATACAAGATGATAGTTCAGCCAAG GTTGGTAGAGCGCACTTCAGTGCATGAAGTGCTCAGGAGTTATGGACAACAATTCAAAGTTCCACTGGAGGTTTGTCGGATCATTCAGGTCCGTGAGTCGCTGCGAGGATCGTTAACACTGGATGAGCTCCATGAGGACAAAAGACTGTGGGACTTCCAAGAAAAACTAATTCCCAACGTAGACAGAGTACTGAGGAGAGCGGGGCTGCTGAGCTCAGACGGGTAG